In one window of Oscillatoria sp. FACHB-1407 DNA:
- a CDS encoding energy-coupling factor ABC transporter substrate-binding protein, whose product MNRTHRSWNNWLLVAGVLALAIAPLILVRGADFSGADGEAEVLIQETNPNYQPWVNPLFEPASSEVESLLFAVQAALGAGVIGYVIGLHRGRQTHQNQKRE is encoded by the coding sequence ATGAACCGAACTCATCGTAGTTGGAACAATTGGCTGTTAGTGGCAGGGGTGTTGGCGTTGGCGATCGCCCCACTCATCTTAGTGCGCGGAGCCGACTTTAGCGGAGCCGATGGCGAAGCAGAGGTGCTCATTCAAGAGACGAATCCCAACTATCAACCCTGGGTTAATCCACTATTTGAACCAGCAAGTAGTGAAGTTGAGTCGCTGTTATTTGCAGTACAAGCCGCTCTAGGTGCAGGTGTCATTGGATATGTAATTGGACTACATCGGGGTAGACAAACACACCAAAACCAGAAACGAGAATGA
- a CDS encoding energy-coupling factor ABC transporter permease has protein sequence MKPHQWLRLAMMAGLSFYLVVGSPAPAQAMHIMEGFLPMSWATFWWAMFIPFFLWGLRSLTRLTQQHPETKLLLALAGAFTFVLSALKIPSVTGSSSHPTGTALGAVLFGPSVMSVLGALVLLFQALLLAHGGLTTFGANAVSMAVVGPFVAYGVYQLMMHSTGRQTLAIFLAAMLADLLTYVTTSMQLALAFPAASGGVLAAFTKFASIFAITQLPLAISEGLLTVLVWNWLQSYSRDELKVLNLIKQEP, from the coding sequence ATGAAACCGCATCAATGGTTACGCCTTGCGATGATGGCAGGGCTTAGTTTTTATCTGGTTGTTGGCTCTCCGGCACCTGCCCAGGCAATGCACATTATGGAAGGGTTTTTGCCGATGAGTTGGGCAACCTTCTGGTGGGCAATGTTTATTCCATTCTTTTTGTGGGGGTTGCGATCGCTGACTCGCCTCACACAGCAGCATCCTGAAACCAAGCTCCTATTGGCATTGGCAGGGGCGTTTACCTTCGTGCTGTCGGCTCTCAAGATCCCCTCGGTCACAGGCAGTAGTTCTCACCCCACAGGAACGGCATTAGGAGCGGTGCTGTTTGGCCCATCTGTCATGTCTGTTCTGGGTGCGCTCGTTCTCCTGTTTCAGGCACTGTTGTTAGCGCACGGTGGGTTAACCACATTTGGGGCGAATGCGGTATCGATGGCAGTCGTAGGTCCGTTTGTCGCCTACGGCGTGTATCAGTTGATGATGCATTCAACTGGTAGACAAACACTGGCTATTTTCCTGGCGGCAATGTTAGCCGATCTGCTCACCTATGTCACGACGTCGATGCAGTTGGCATTGGCGTTTCCAGCGGCAAGTGGAGGCGTGTTAGCTGCCTTCACTAAGTTTGCGAGTATTTTCGCGATCACTCAACTGCCGTTAGCCATTAGCGAGGGGTTATTAACCGTGCTGGTGTGGAATTGGTTGCAATCCTATAGCCGAGACGAACTGAAGGTTCTCAATTTGATCAAACAGGAGCCATAA